In Paraburkholderia flava, one genomic interval encodes:
- a CDS encoding ATP-binding protein encodes MDKLEQFLTRAEALLGRLEAVLPPSAPDIDWNSAVAFRWRTRQGRGYLQPVPAISTITLDDLQNIERQKSLIEQNTRQFVRSQPANNVLLTGARGTGKSSLIKACLNAYASEGLRLIEVDKDDLHDLGDIVDLISARPERFVVFCDDLSFEDGESGYKALKVALDGSIAAQSDNVLIYATSNRRHLLPEYMSDNETYKHTSDGEIHPGEVVEEKISLSERFGLWVSFYPFKQDDYLSIVGHWLRHFGCDDAGVEAARGDALVWALERGSRSGRVAWQFARDWSGRRTAA; translated from the coding sequence ATGGATAAGCTCGAACAATTTTTGACCCGCGCCGAGGCGTTGCTCGGCCGTCTGGAGGCGGTGCTGCCGCCCTCGGCACCCGATATCGACTGGAACTCGGCCGTCGCATTTCGCTGGCGCACGCGCCAGGGACGCGGCTATCTGCAGCCCGTGCCGGCCATCTCGACGATCACGCTCGACGACCTGCAGAACATCGAACGGCAGAAGTCGCTGATCGAGCAGAACACGCGCCAGTTCGTCCGCAGCCAGCCTGCGAACAACGTGCTGCTGACAGGCGCGCGCGGCACTGGCAAGTCGTCGCTGATCAAGGCCTGCCTGAACGCGTACGCAAGCGAAGGCCTGCGTCTGATCGAAGTCGACAAGGACGATCTGCACGATCTCGGCGATATCGTCGATCTGATCTCCGCGCGTCCCGAGCGCTTCGTCGTGTTCTGCGACGACCTGTCGTTCGAAGACGGCGAGTCGGGCTACAAGGCGCTGAAGGTCGCGCTCGACGGCTCGATCGCTGCGCAGTCCGACAACGTGCTGATCTACGCGACGTCGAACCGCCGCCATCTGCTGCCCGAGTACATGAGCGACAACGAGACGTACAAGCACACGTCCGATGGCGAGATTCATCCGGGCGAGGTGGTCGAGGAAAAGATCTCGCTGTCCGAGCGCTTCGGCCTGTGGGTGAGTTTCTATCCGTTCAAGCAGGACGACTACCTGTCGATCGTGGGGCACTGGCTGCGCCATTTCGGCTGCGACGACGCGGGCGTCGAAGCGGCGCGCGGCGATGCGCTGGTGTGGGCGCTCGAACGCGGATCTCGCTCGGGGCGCGTTGCGTGGCAGTTTGCACGCGACTGGTCCGGTCGTCGGACTGCCGCATGA
- a CDS encoding peroxiredoxin encodes MIKTGDKLPDATLFEFVEDDRAGCTIGPNSFDVREQTAGKRVVIFGLPGAFTPTCSAKHVPGYVEHDAQLRAAGVDEIWCVSVNDAFVMGAWGRDQHTSGKVRMMADGSALFTRALGLEQDLSARGMGIRSQRYAMVVDDGVVKTLHVEAPGKFEVSDARSMLATLS; translated from the coding sequence ATGATTAAAACTGGCGACAAGCTGCCCGACGCGACGCTCTTCGAATTTGTCGAAGACGACCGCGCGGGTTGCACGATCGGACCGAACAGCTTCGACGTGCGCGAGCAGACGGCGGGAAAGCGCGTGGTGATCTTCGGATTGCCGGGCGCATTCACGCCGACCTGTTCGGCGAAGCACGTACCGGGTTACGTCGAACACGACGCGCAGTTGCGCGCTGCCGGTGTCGACGAGATCTGGTGCGTCTCCGTCAACGATGCTTTCGTCATGGGCGCGTGGGGACGCGATCAGCACACCTCGGGCAAGGTGCGCATGATGGCGGACGGCAGTGCGTTGTTCACGCGGGCGCTTGGTCTGGAGCAGGATTTGTCGGCACGCGGCATGGGGATCCGTTCCCAGCGCTACGCGATGGTGGTCGACGACGGCGTGGTCAAGACGCTGCACGTCGAGGCACCCGGCAAGTTCGAAGTCAGCGATGCGCGGAGTATGCTCGCGACGTTGAGCTAG
- the argJ gene encoding bifunctional glutamate N-acetyltransferase/amino-acid acetyltransferase ArgJ, producing MAVNFPSIDPAQLHPIAGVTLGWAEANIRKPNRKDVLVISVDEGATVAGVFTSNRFCAAPVTVCREHLERVRAGGPAIRALVINTGNANAGTGEPGLAHARATCDALAQLAGIEPQQVLPFSTGVILEPLPVDRLKAGLPAALANRAAAHWHDAAQSIMTTDTLPKAASRQVTIDGHTVTLTGISKGAGMIKPNMATMLGFLAFDAAVAQPVLDALVKHVADRSFNCITIDGDTSTNDSFILIASGKSTLPAITSTDSPAYAALRDAVTDVAQTLAQLIVRDGEGATKFMTVQVEGGRDVAECRQIAYAIGHSPLVKTAFYASDPNLGRILAAIGYAGVNDLDVGRIDLYLDDVLVAKAGGRNPDYREEDGQRVMKKSEIAIRVLLGRGDAQATIWTCDLSHEYVSINADYRS from the coding sequence ATGGCTGTCAACTTCCCCTCGATCGATCCCGCTCAACTGCATCCCATCGCCGGCGTTACGCTCGGCTGGGCAGAGGCGAACATCCGCAAGCCGAACCGCAAGGACGTGCTCGTCATTTCCGTCGACGAAGGCGCGACGGTCGCGGGCGTGTTCACGTCGAACCGTTTCTGCGCGGCGCCCGTCACGGTGTGCCGCGAGCATCTCGAACGCGTGCGTGCGGGTGGTCCCGCGATCCGTGCGCTGGTCATCAACACGGGGAATGCGAACGCGGGCACCGGCGAGCCGGGCCTCGCCCATGCGCGCGCGACCTGCGACGCACTCGCGCAGCTCGCGGGCATCGAACCGCAACAGGTGCTGCCGTTCTCGACCGGCGTGATTCTCGAACCGCTGCCGGTCGATCGTCTGAAGGCAGGCCTGCCGGCTGCGCTCGCGAATCGCGCGGCGGCTCACTGGCACGACGCGGCACAGTCGATCATGACCACCGACACGCTGCCGAAAGCGGCGTCACGCCAGGTGACGATCGACGGTCACACGGTCACGCTGACCGGCATCAGCAAGGGTGCCGGCATGATCAAGCCGAACATGGCGACGATGCTCGGCTTCCTCGCGTTCGATGCCGCGGTCGCACAACCGGTGCTCGACGCGCTCGTCAAGCACGTCGCGGATCGCTCGTTCAACTGCATCACGATCGACGGCGATACGTCGACGAACGACTCGTTCATCCTGATCGCGTCGGGCAAATCGACCCTGCCGGCGATCACGTCGACCGACTCGCCCGCGTACGCTGCATTGCGCGACGCGGTGACCGACGTCGCGCAGACGCTCGCGCAACTGATCGTGCGCGACGGCGAAGGCGCGACGAAATTCATGACCGTGCAGGTGGAAGGCGGCCGCGACGTCGCCGAATGCCGGCAGATTGCCTATGCGATCGGCCATTCGCCGCTCGTGAAGACAGCGTTTTATGCGTCGGACCCGAATCTCGGCCGTATCCTGGCTGCGATCGGCTACGCGGGGGTGAACGATCTCGACGTTGGCAGGATCGATCTGTACCTCGACGACGTACTGGTTGCAAAAGCGGGCGGCCGTAATCCGGACTACCGCGAAGAAGACGGACAGCGCGTAATGAAGAAAAGCGAAATCGCGATTCGCGTGCTGCTCGGTCGAGGCGATGCGCAAGCCACGATCTGGACTTGCGATCTGTCCCACGAATACGTGAGCATCAATGCCGACTATCGCTCCTGA
- the lpxC gene encoding UDP-3-O-acyl-N-acetylglucosamine deacetylase, whose translation MLKQRTIKSIVKTVGIGVHSGRKVELTLRPAGPDTGIVFTRVDLPTPVEIPAATTAIGDTRLASVLQKDGVRVSTIEHLMSACAGLGIDNMYVDVTAEEIPIMDGSAATFVFLIQSVGVEEQNAAKKFIKVTKPVEIRDGDKFARLDPFFGFKLKFTIDFRHPAVDKTGQALEVDFANTSYVREIARARTFGYAHEVEMLRELGLARGASMDNAIALDEYRILNNDGLRYDDEFVKHKMLDAIGDLYVVGHPLLASYTAYKSGHGLNNALLRELLAHEDAYEVVTFEDLQQAPRGFGFDAQTAFA comes from the coding sequence ATGTTGAAGCAGCGCACAATCAAATCGATCGTGAAGACGGTCGGCATCGGCGTGCACTCGGGCCGCAAGGTCGAGTTGACGCTCCGGCCGGCCGGTCCCGACACCGGTATCGTGTTCACGCGAGTGGACTTGCCGACTCCGGTGGAAATTCCTGCGGCCACGACGGCGATCGGCGACACGCGCCTTGCCTCCGTGCTGCAGAAGGATGGCGTGCGTGTTTCCACCATCGAGCATTTGATGTCGGCCTGCGCGGGTCTCGGCATCGACAACATGTACGTCGACGTGACCGCGGAAGAAATCCCGATCATGGACGGCAGTGCCGCGACGTTTGTGTTCCTGATCCAGTCGGTGGGCGTCGAGGAACAGAACGCGGCGAAGAAATTCATCAAGGTCACGAAACCGGTCGAAATCCGCGACGGCGACAAGTTTGCGCGCCTCGACCCGTTCTTCGGCTTCAAGCTGAAGTTCACGATCGATTTCCGTCACCCGGCCGTCGACAAGACCGGCCAGGCGCTGGAAGTGGACTTCGCGAATACTTCCTACGTGCGCGAGATCGCGCGGGCACGCACGTTCGGCTACGCGCATGAAGTGGAAATGCTGCGCGAACTGGGTCTTGCGCGTGGTGCCAGCATGGACAACGCGATCGCACTCGACGAATACCGCATCCTGAACAACGACGGCCTGCGTTACGACGACGAGTTCGTGAAGCACAAGATGCTCGATGCGATCGGCGATCTGTATGTGGTCGGTCATCCGCTGCTGGCGTCGTACACCGCGTACAAGTCGGGTCACGGGCTGAACAACGCGCTGCTGCGCGAACTGCTCGCCCACGAAGATGCGTACGAAGTCGTCACCTTCGAAGACCTGCAGCAAGCCCCGCGCGGCTTCGGGTTCGACGCGCAAACCGCGTTTGCGTGA
- a CDS encoding NUDIX domain-containing protein → MTAATSPSGTRPVTEVAVGVLVQPDGRYLLAQRPAGKPYEGYWEFPGGKLEPGESVEAALARELHEELGIDVKASHRWRTLEHDYPHAYVRLYFCKITEWDGEPHGREGQAFVWQTLPADVEPLLPATIPVLEWLAAE, encoded by the coding sequence ATGACAGCCGCGACCTCGCCGTCCGGTACGCGGCCCGTCACGGAAGTGGCGGTCGGCGTGCTGGTGCAACCCGACGGTCGCTATCTGCTCGCGCAGCGGCCGGCCGGCAAACCCTACGAAGGCTACTGGGAATTTCCGGGCGGCAAGCTCGAGCCGGGCGAGAGCGTCGAAGCGGCGCTCGCGCGCGAACTGCACGAAGAGCTGGGCATCGACGTCAAGGCGAGCCATCGCTGGCGCACGCTCGAGCATGACTACCCGCATGCATACGTGCGGCTGTACTTCTGCAAGATCACCGAGTGGGATGGCGAGCCGCATGGCCGTGAGGGCCAGGCGTTCGTGTGGCAGACGCTACCCGCCGACGTCGAGCCTTTGCTGCCCGCGACGATTCCGGTGTTGGAGTGGCTCGCGGCGGAATAA
- a CDS encoding DciA family protein has translation MSRFTSFSRPFNPRRPQPVSELLGRTDAFAALRAGVEQIAALERDLKTMLPDYLATSVEPGFIKDGVLALFAAHNALAARLRHLEPRLLADLQQRGWAVNALKIRVRPQSVKESAPPKQALMTDVGAAALQALSESLEASPLQEALARMAKRHLRKQG, from the coding sequence ATGAGCCGTTTCACTTCGTTTTCAAGACCGTTCAATCCCCGCCGGCCACAGCCGGTGTCGGAGCTGCTCGGCCGCACCGACGCGTTTGCAGCGCTACGCGCGGGCGTCGAGCAGATTGCCGCGCTGGAACGCGATCTGAAAACGATGTTGCCCGACTACCTCGCGACGAGCGTCGAACCCGGATTCATCAAGGACGGCGTGCTCGCGCTCTTTGCTGCGCACAACGCGCTCGCCGCTCGATTGCGGCATCTCGAACCCCGTCTGCTCGCCGACTTGCAGCAGCGAGGCTGGGCGGTGAATGCGCTGAAGATCCGCGTACGTCCGCAGTCGGTGAAGGAATCCGCGCCGCCGAAGCAGGCGCTGATGACCGATGTGGGCGCGGCCGCGCTGCAGGCGCTTAGCGAGTCGCTGGAAGCGTCGCCGTTGCAAGAAGCGCTAGCGAGAATGGCGAAACGACACCTGAGAAAGCAGGGCTAA
- the zapD gene encoding cell division protein ZapD: MILYEYPFNERIRTLLRLEDLFERFTFFLTQEDAREHHVALTTLFEIAEVAGRADLKSDLMKELERQRQTLAPFRGNPGIEQNALEAVLGEIEQTLTGLSQMQGKTGQHLADNEWLASIRSRAIIPGGTCKFDLPSYYAWQQTQPDQRRHDIAKWVMPLLPLRDAATIVLRLARESGQASKVMAMQGSYQQMLSGRSYQLMQVRVAPELRVIPEASANKYMLWVRFTVQDGDLRPRAVDVDVPFQLTLCSL; encoded by the coding sequence TTGATCCTTTACGAGTATCCGTTCAACGAGCGAATCCGGACGCTGCTGCGCCTCGAAGACCTGTTCGAGCGCTTCACGTTTTTCCTGACCCAGGAAGACGCCAGGGAACATCACGTCGCGCTGACCACGCTGTTCGAAATCGCCGAAGTCGCGGGTCGCGCCGATCTCAAATCGGATCTCATGAAGGAACTGGAACGGCAGCGTCAAACGCTCGCGCCGTTTCGCGGCAATCCGGGCATCGAGCAGAATGCGCTCGAAGCCGTGCTCGGGGAAATTGAGCAGACGCTGACGGGTCTGTCGCAGATGCAGGGCAAGACTGGCCAGCATCTTGCAGACAACGAATGGCTCGCGAGCATCCGCAGCCGCGCGATCATTCCGGGCGGCACCTGCAAGTTCGATCTGCCGTCCTACTACGCGTGGCAACAGACCCAGCCCGATCAGCGCCGTCATGACATCGCAAAATGGGTGATGCCGCTGCTGCCGTTGCGCGATGCCGCGACGATCGTGCTGCGTCTCGCGCGCGAATCGGGTCAGGCGTCGAAGGTGATGGCGATGCAGGGAAGCTACCAGCAGATGCTGTCGGGCCGCTCGTATCAGCTGATGCAGGTGCGCGTTGCGCCCGAGTTGCGGGTGATCCCGGAAGCGAGCGCGAACAAGTACATGCTGTGGGTGCGCTTCACCGTGCAGGACGGCGACCTGCGGCCGCGCGCGGTGGATGTCGACGTGCCGTTCCAGCTGACGTTGTGCAGCCTGTAA
- a CDS encoding DNA gyrase inhibitor YacG has translation MPTVVKCPTCAKDVRWTSENRFRPFCSERCKQIDLGAWAAEKYKIGGTDEEPPSDDAPGGELPH, from the coding sequence ATGCCTACCGTCGTCAAATGCCCCACTTGCGCAAAAGATGTCCGCTGGACCTCTGAGAACCGCTTTCGCCCGTTCTGTTCCGAGCGCTGCAAGCAGATCGACCTCGGCGCCTGGGCCGCCGAGAAATACAAGATCGGCGGCACCGACGAGGAACCGCCGTCAGACGATGCGCCTGGCGGCGAACTCCCGCATTAG
- the ftsZ gene encoding cell division protein FtsZ, whose protein sequence is MEFQMLETETNGTIIKVVGVGGAGGNAVQHMINKGVQGVDFIVMNTDAQALSRSRATAVIQLGNTGLGAGAKPEMGRSAAEEARERISDALRGAHMVFITAGMGGGTGTGAAPVVAQIAKEMGILTVGVVSKPFEFEGGKRMRVAEAGSQQLEDHVDSLIVVLNDKLFEVMGDDAEMDKCFQCADDVLNNAVAGIAEIINVDGLVNVDFEDVKTVMGEQGKAMMGTATVAGVDRARLAAEQAVASPLLEGVDLSGARGVLVNITSSRSLRLSETREVMNTIKSYAAEDATVIFGAVYDDAMGDALRVTVVATGLGRAAKKQQSAPMTLLRTGTDNQPIGTMQHAYTPQQAGTADYGALDTPAVWRTSRDTAASHVQALQEKGVDTYDIPAFLRKQAD, encoded by the coding sequence ATGGAATTCCAGATGCTGGAAACGGAAACCAACGGCACCATCATCAAGGTGGTGGGTGTCGGTGGTGCTGGCGGCAATGCCGTTCAGCACATGATCAACAAGGGCGTGCAGGGCGTCGACTTCATCGTGATGAACACGGACGCGCAAGCGCTGTCGCGTTCGCGCGCGACGGCGGTGATCCAGCTCGGTAACACGGGTCTGGGTGCAGGTGCGAAGCCTGAAATGGGCCGTTCGGCTGCGGAAGAAGCGCGCGAGCGCATCTCGGACGCACTGCGCGGCGCGCACATGGTGTTCATCACCGCGGGCATGGGTGGCGGCACGGGGACGGGCGCGGCACCGGTCGTTGCGCAGATCGCGAAAGAGATGGGGATTCTGACGGTCGGCGTGGTCAGCAAGCCGTTCGAATTCGAAGGCGGCAAGCGGATGCGCGTCGCCGAAGCAGGTTCGCAGCAACTGGAGGATCACGTCGACTCGCTGATCGTCGTTCTGAACGACAAGCTGTTCGAGGTGATGGGCGATGACGCCGAGATGGACAAGTGCTTCCAGTGCGCAGACGACGTTCTGAACAACGCAGTTGCCGGCATCGCTGAAATCATCAACGTCGACGGTCTGGTGAACGTCGACTTTGAAGACGTGAAGACGGTGATGGGCGAGCAGGGCAAGGCGATGATGGGCACGGCGACGGTAGCCGGTGTCGATCGCGCGCGCCTCGCGGCGGAACAGGCCGTGGCGAGCCCGCTGCTGGAAGGGGTCGATCTGTCGGGCGCGCGTGGCGTGCTGGTCAACATCACGTCGAGCCGTTCGCTGCGTCTGTCGGAAACGCGCGAAGTGATGAACACCATCAAGAGCTATGCTGCGGAAGATGCGACGGTGATCTTCGGTGCGGTGTACGACGACGCGATGGGCGACGCACTGCGCGTGACGGTGGTTGCAACGGGCCTTGGCCGGGCGGCGAAGAAGCAGCAGTCCGCACCGATGACGCTGCTGCGCACCGGCACGGACAACCAGCCGATCGGCACGATGCAGCACGCGTACACGCCGCAGCAAGCGGGTACGGCGGACTACGGCGCGCTGGATACGCCGGCTGTGTGGCGCACGTCGCGCGATACCGCGGCATCGCATGTGCAGGCGCTGCAGGAAAAGGGCGTCGACACGTACGATATCCCGGCGTTCCTGCGCAAGCAGGCTGACTGA
- the ftsA gene encoding cell division protein FtsA — MSKDYKDLLVALDIGTAKVVAIVAELKGEGHYEVIGLGQSESKGLKKGVVVNIEATVQSIQRALEEAELMADCKITNVFTGIAGSHIRSFNSSGMVAIKEKEVTQADVARVIETAKAINIPTDQQVLHILTQEFIIDGQEDVREPIGMSGIRLEVKVHIVTGAVSAAQNIVKCVRRCGLEVNDLILQPLASSLAVLTEDEKELGVVLVDIGGGTTDIAIFSEGAIRHTAVIPIAGDQITSDIAMALRTPTPDAEDIKVSYGIAKQALADPDEMIEVPGLGERGPRTLSRQALAAVVEPRVEELFSLVQQVVRESGYEELLSSGVVLTGGAAMMPGMVELGEDIFLKPVRIGVPEYAGGLADVVRNPRYSTAMGLLVEGRAQRMRGRKVAVQSGSMGQVFTRMKDWFLGNF, encoded by the coding sequence ATGAGTAAAGACTATAAAGATCTGCTGGTCGCCCTCGACATCGGGACCGCGAAGGTCGTGGCCATCGTTGCCGAGTTGAAGGGCGAAGGTCACTACGAGGTGATCGGGCTCGGCCAGAGCGAATCGAAGGGGCTCAAAAAAGGCGTCGTGGTGAACATCGAGGCCACGGTGCAGTCTATTCAGCGTGCGCTCGAAGAAGCGGAGCTGATGGCCGACTGCAAGATCACGAACGTGTTCACCGGGATCGCGGGCAGCCACATCCGCAGCTTCAACTCGAGCGGCATGGTCGCGATCAAGGAGAAGGAAGTCACGCAGGCGGATGTCGCGCGCGTGATCGAAACGGCGAAGGCGATCAACATCCCGACCGATCAGCAGGTGCTGCACATCCTCACGCAGGAATTCATCATCGACGGGCAGGAAGACGTGCGCGAACCGATCGGGATGAGCGGCATCCGGCTTGAAGTGAAGGTGCACATCGTGACGGGTGCGGTCAGCGCGGCGCAGAACATCGTGAAGTGCGTGCGCCGTTGCGGACTCGAAGTGAACGATCTGATCCTGCAGCCGCTTGCGTCGTCGCTGGCGGTGCTGACGGAAGACGAGAAGGAACTGGGCGTGGTGCTGGTCGACATCGGCGGCGGTACGACCGACATCGCGATTTTCAGCGAAGGCGCGATCCGTCACACGGCGGTGATTCCGATCGCCGGCGATCAGATCACGAGCGACATCGCGATGGCGCTGCGCACGCCGACGCCGGACGCCGAAGACATCAAGGTGAGCTACGGCATCGCGAAGCAGGCGCTCGCGGATCCGGACGAAATGATCGAAGTGCCGGGGCTTGGCGAGCGCGGTCCGCGCACGCTGTCGCGCCAGGCGCTCGCGGCGGTCGTCGAGCCGCGTGTCGAAGAACTGTTTTCGCTCGTGCAGCAGGTCGTCCGCGAGTCGGGTTACGAAGAATTGCTGAGCTCGGGCGTCGTGCTGACGGGCGGCGCGGCGATGATGCCGGGCATGGTCGAGCTAGGCGAGGACATTTTCCTGAAACCGGTGCGCATCGGCGTGCCGGAATATGCGGGCGGTCTCGCAGATGTGGTGCGCAATCCGCGCTATTCGACGGCGATGGGGCTGCTCGTCGAAGGGCGCGCGCAGCGGATGCGCGGTCGCAAGGTTGCAGTGCAGTCGGGGTCGATGGGACAGGTCTTCACGCGGATGAAGGACTGGTTCCTCGGCAACTTCTAG
- the secA gene encoding preprotein translocase subunit SecA, with product MTTGFLQKIFGSRNQRLVKQYQRAVIAINALEPQIEQLTDDQLRAKTGEFRQRVASGESLDKLLPEAFAVCREASKRVLKMRHFDVQLIGGMVLHYGKIAEMRTGEGKTLVATLAAYLNALSGRGVHVVTVNDYLAQRDAEWMARLYNFLGLSVGINLSQMDHGMKQEAYAADITYGTNNEFGFDYLRDNMVYETDSRVQRVLNFAIVDEVDSILIDEARTPLIISGQAEDHTELYVRMNALPPLLERQIGEEKADGTGVEKPGDYTLDEKARQVFLTESGHEKAERLLAEWGLIGEGESLYAAQNITLMHHVYAALRAHTLFYIDQHYVVQNGEVVIVDEFTGRLMSGRRWSDGLHQAVEAKEHVKIQSENQTLASITFQNYFRMYAKLSGMTGTADTEAYEFNEIYGLETVVIPTNRPPKRIDKQDQIYKTAKERYDAVIRDIRDCYERGQPVLVGTTSIENSELLSNLLNKAGLPHEVLNAKQHAREAEIVAEAGRPQRVTIATNMAGRGTDIVLGGNAEKQATFLEADESLSDDEKQRRIQQLHDEWQALHDQVKAAGGLHIIGTERHESRRIDNQLRGRAGRQGDPGSSRFYLSLEDSLLRIFAGDRVRSIMDRLRMPEGEAIEAGIVTRSIESAQRKVEARNFDVRKQLLEYDDVSNDQRKVIYQQRNELLEAHDITETIGAMRHGVVADIVHQFVPVGSIEEQWDVPELEEALRKDWQLDLAIQEMINESQSISVEDILEAVTGAADEAYEAKVELAGREQFSAFERSIMLQTLDRSWREHLAALDHLRQGIHLRGYAQQNPKQEYKREAFELFAAMLDSVKLEVTRFVMNVQIGSPEQLEQATEQIEEDGNLLDHVEFRHAEFAEAGAAVAAPVAVDAAATMIGSAMSHGGTGEAMPAGSVPKVGRNDPCPCGSGKKYKQCHGKIA from the coding sequence ATGACCACCGGTTTTCTCCAGAAGATTTTTGGCAGCCGCAACCAGCGGCTCGTCAAGCAATACCAAAGGGCCGTCATAGCGATCAATGCGCTCGAGCCGCAGATCGAGCAATTGACGGACGACCAGTTGCGCGCCAAAACGGGTGAATTCCGCCAGCGCGTCGCGAGCGGCGAATCGCTCGACAAGCTGCTGCCCGAAGCGTTCGCCGTGTGTCGCGAAGCGAGCAAGCGCGTGCTGAAGATGCGCCACTTTGACGTCCAGCTGATCGGCGGGATGGTGCTGCATTACGGCAAGATCGCCGAAATGCGTACCGGCGAAGGCAAGACGCTCGTCGCGACGCTCGCTGCGTATCTGAACGCACTGTCGGGCCGTGGCGTGCACGTCGTGACGGTGAACGACTATCTCGCGCAGCGCGACGCCGAATGGATGGCGCGGCTGTACAACTTCCTCGGGCTGTCGGTCGGCATCAACCTGTCGCAGATGGACCACGGCATGAAGCAGGAAGCGTACGCCGCGGACATCACGTACGGGACCAACAACGAATTCGGCTTCGACTACCTGCGCGACAACATGGTCTACGAGACCGACTCGCGGGTGCAGCGCGTGCTGAATTTCGCGATCGTCGACGAAGTGGACTCGATCCTGATCGACGAAGCGCGTACGCCGCTGATCATCTCCGGCCAGGCTGAAGATCACACGGAGCTGTACGTCCGGATGAACGCATTGCCGCCGCTGCTGGAACGGCAGATCGGCGAAGAGAAGGCCGACGGCACCGGTGTCGAGAAGCCGGGCGACTACACGCTCGACGAAAAAGCGCGTCAGGTGTTCCTCACCGAATCGGGCCACGAGAAGGCCGAGCGGCTGCTCGCCGAGTGGGGGCTGATCGGCGAAGGCGAAAGCCTGTACGCGGCGCAGAACATCACGCTGATGCACCACGTGTACGCCGCATTGCGCGCGCATACGCTGTTCTATATCGATCAGCACTACGTCGTGCAGAACGGCGAAGTCGTGATCGTCGACGAGTTCACCGGCCGGCTGATGTCCGGTCGCCGCTGGTCGGACGGTCTGCATCAGGCGGTCGAGGCGAAGGAACACGTGAAGATCCAGAGCGAGAACCAGACGCTCGCATCGATCACGTTCCAGAACTACTTCCGCATGTACGCGAAGCTGTCCGGCATGACTGGTACGGCCGACACCGAAGCATACGAATTCAACGAGATCTATGGTCTCGAAACGGTTGTGATCCCGACCAACCGTCCGCCGAAGCGGATCGACAAGCAGGATCAGATCTACAAGACCGCGAAGGAGCGCTACGACGCAGTGATCCGCGACATCCGCGATTGCTACGAGCGTGGTCAGCCGGTGCTGGTCGGCACGACGTCGATCGAAAACTCCGAACTGCTGTCGAACCTGCTGAACAAGGCCGGCCTGCCGCACGAAGTGCTGAACGCGAAGCAGCACGCGCGCGAAGCGGAGATCGTCGCGGAAGCGGGCCGTCCGCAGCGCGTGACGATCGCGACCAACATGGCCGGTCGCGGTACCGACATCGTGCTGGGCGGCAACGCCGAGAAACAGGCAACCTTCCTCGAAGCCGACGAGTCGCTTTCCGACGATGAAAAGCAACGCCGCATCCAGCAGCTGCATGACGAATGGCAGGCGCTGCACGATCAGGTGAAGGCCGCGGGCGGTCTGCACATCATCGGCACCGAGCGTCACGAGTCGCGCCGGATCGACAACCAGTTGCGCGGCCGTGCGGGCCGTCAGGGCGATCCGGGTTCGTCGCGCTTTTATCTGTCGCTGGAAGATTCGCTGCTGCGTATCTTCGCCGGCGACCGTGTGCGCTCGATCATGGACCGTCTGCGGATGCCCGAAGGCGAGGCGATCGAAGCGGGTATCGTCACGCGCTCGATCGAATCGGCGCAGCGCAAGGTGGAAGCGCGCAACTTCGACGTCCGCAAGCAGCTGCTCGAATACGACGACGTGTCGAACGATCAGCGCAAGGTGATCTACCAGCAGCGCAACGAACTGCTCGAAGCGCACGACATCACCGAAACGATCGGCGCGATGCGCCACGGTGTGGTCGCCGATATCGTTCATCAGTTCGTGCCGGTCGGCAGCATCGAAGAGCAATGGGATGTGCCGGAGCTGGAAGAAGCGCTGCGTAAAGACTGGCAGCTCGATCTCGCGATTCAGGAGATGATCAACGAGTCGCAGTCGATCAGCGTGGAAGACATTCTCGAAGCCGTGACCGGCGCCGCCGACGAAGCGTACGAAGCGAAGGTCGAACTGGCAGGCCGCGAGCAGTTCAGCGCATTCGAACGCTCGATCATGCTGCAGACGCTCGATCGCAGCTGGCGCGAACACCTTGCCGCGCTCGATCACCTGCGTCAGGGTATCCATCTGCGCGGCTACGCGCAGCAGAACCCGAAGCAGGAGTACAAGCGCGAAGCGTTCGAACTGTTCGCCGCGATGCTCGACTCTGTGAAGCTCGAGGTCACGCGTTTCGTGATGAACGTGCAGATCGGATCGCCGGAGCAACTCGAACAGGCCACCGAGCAGATCGAGGAAGACGGCAACCTCCTCGATCACGTGGAGTTCCGTCACGCCGAATTCGCAGAAGCGGGCGCAGCGGTTGCCGCACCGGTCGCGGTGGACGCGGCCGCGACGATGATCGGCAGCGCGATGAGCCACGGCGGCACGGGCGAAGCGATGCCGGCCGGCAGCGTGCCGAAGGTCGGGCGCAACGATCCCTGCCCGTGCGGCAGCGGCAAGAAATACAAGCAGTGTCACGGCAAGATCGCATAA